From Ailuropoda melanoleuca isolate Jingjing unplaced genomic scaffold, ASM200744v2 unplaced-scaffold6751, whole genome shotgun sequence, one genomic window encodes:
- the LOC117800278 gene encoding LOW QUALITY PROTEIN: KHDC3-like protein (The sequence of the model RefSeq protein was modified relative to this genomic sequence to represent the inferred CDS: inserted 2 bases in 1 codon): protein MEVPEVPLIPLAMSDPAQYIHRALTPCQHLQEPPATLAAPESKQATAPVIGVAEGHRQPPLSVKQLASALEQQFLLTESPKDGFLSPVIPVFLIFARFPTLVQLEQRDGTLFTVFGNLSKRPYWFHSQYLKSRKAVHLQAWLVEEIFSRXEHIPNVECVLQTLLHVNQWEPEGEAEILIFGRPYYQEDVAKMIMNLADYHCQLWAQSSEEVPAQDTSTQPSPRLPKSP from the exons ATGGAGGTCCCTGAAGTGCCCCTGATTCCTCTTGCCATGTCAGACCCAGCACAGTATATACACAGAGCTCTGACTCCCTGTCAGCATCTGCAAGAGCCACCTGCAACTTTGGCAGCCCCGGAGTCCAAGCAGGCTACAGCACCAGTTATCGGGGTTGCCGAGGGGCACCGGCAACCGCCTCTCTCAGTGAAGCAACTGGCCTCAGCCCTGGAGCAGCAGTTCCTGCTCACTGAATCCCCAAAGGATGGCTTCCTCTCCCCTGTCATTccagtgtttctaatttttgc GCGGTTTCCGACACTTGTGCAGCTGGAGCAGCGAGACGGGACGCTATTCACGGTGTTCGGTAACCTCAGCAAGCGGCCCTACTGGTTCCACTCCCAGTATCTGAAGAGTCGGAAGGCAGTTCACCTCCAGGCATGGCTGGTGGAAGAGATCTTCAGCCG AGAGCACATCCCAAATGTCGAGTGTGTGTTGCAGACCCTACTTCATGTTAATCAGTGGGAACCCGAGGGCGAAGCTGAGATATTGATATTTGGTCGGCCTTATTACCAGGAAGATGTAGCCAAGATGATCATGAATTTGGCTGACTATCACTGCCAACTCTGGGCACAAAGCTCAGAGGAGGTCCCTGCCCAGGACACATCCACCCAGCCATCCCCAAGGCTGCCCAAGAGTCCGTGA